A window from Culex pipiens pallens isolate TS chromosome 3, TS_CPP_V2, whole genome shotgun sequence encodes these proteins:
- the LOC120420058 gene encoding prolargin-like has product MKISCLVLFFVTNLLGCVHPWLYPCKQISWGIYTVHKRCILDDVVIRTDTELYKIFFPPVELIINSGFIRDFSKAVADRLSKKTTHLTVQFCGVERVFLRDTLEKVILNYNAIDEVRFDSAKDLKVWALHMMSNYLRDVSFVQNMTSLVILNLRSNFIATVSWETFKNLKSLATLELGRNRLKTIDGGDVQLPSLKRLLLDRNRLFSFDLSNANLKQVNELNISSNELLSLNLFNFEKTFPALDTLDISNNPWNCGRRQRLEDWMFLKRVTNQQSNTSEVPCVEDHLQTIALTVPDGTDRLRDDFQRLQYFYYDQLSEQDANQRLSMAKARSGRLQYDLGLLNNSVHTTGQKINHLFRIYNLRASHNMH; this is encoded by the exons ATGAAGATCAGCTGCTTGGTGCT cTTCTTTGTGACAAACTTGCTAGGATGCGTCCACCCGTGGCTATATCCCTGCAAGCAAATCAGCTGGGGCATCTACACGGTGCACAAAAGGTGCATCCTGGATGATGTGGTCATCCGAACGGACACGGAACTCTACAAAATCTTTTTCCCACCGGTGGAACTGATTATCAACTCGGGCTTCATTCGTGACTTTAGCAAAGCCGTGGCCGATCGGCTGAGCAAGAAAACGACCCACCTGACGGTACAGTTTTGTGGGGTAGAGCGAGTGTTTCTGCGCGATACTTTGGAGAAGGTCATTCTGAACTATAACGCGATTGACGAGGTGCGGTTTGATTCGGCAAAGGATTTGAAGGTATGGGCCCTGCACATGATGTCCAACTATTTGCGGGATGTTTCGTTTGTGCAGAACATGACGTCACTGGTAATATTGAACTTGAGGAGTAATTTCATCGCAACGGTTAGTTGGGAGACGTTTAAAAACTTGAAGTCCCTGGCAACACTGGAACTTGGAAGAAATCGGTTGAAAACTATCGACGGTGGGGATGTTCAGTTGCCAAGTTTGAAGCGTTTGTTACTCGATCGTAATAGACTGTTCAGCTTCGATTTAAGTAATGCAAACTTGAAGCAAGTGAATGAGCTTAACATCTCCTCGAATGAACTGCTGTCCCTAAATTTGTTCAACTTCGAGAAAACCTTCCCAGCGCTAGACACGCTGGATATCAGCAACAACCCGTGGAACTGCGGTCGTCGCCAACGACTGGAAGACTGGATGTTCCTCAAAAGAGTCACCAATCAGCAGTCCAACACGAGTGAAGTTCCCTGCGTCGAGGATCACTTGCAGACAATCGCGTTGACAGTACCGGACGGAACGGACCGACTCCGGGACGACTTCCAGCGGCTGCAGTACTTCTACTACGATCAGCTCAGCGAACAAGACGCAAATCAGCGACTTTCCATGGCAAAAGCCCGCTCCGGCCGGCTGCAGTATGATCTGGGCCTGCTTAACAATTCCGTGCACACAACGGGGCAGAAAATCAACCATCTGTTTCGGATTTACAACCTACGAGCGTCACACAACATGCATTAG